From a single Xyrauchen texanus isolate HMW12.3.18 chromosome 26, RBS_HiC_50CHRs, whole genome shotgun sequence genomic region:
- the LOC127619447 gene encoding kelch-like protein 7, producing MMISMASTSCEKTLGPKKKSEKKIASKEEFRLLSNIMGVMNNLRKQGILCDVILVVEGKHILAHRVVLAAASHFFNLMFTSSMMEATNHEVELGGAEPEIIELLVEFVYTARISVNSNNVQSLLNAANQYQIEPVKKMCVDFLKEQVDATNCLGISALAECLNCPELKVAADDFIHQHFTDVYKMDEFLQLDVKQVTHLLQQDTLTVRAEDQIYDAAVRWLKYNVLNRQQYIVDILGKVRFPLVSKNFLSKTVQAEPLIQDNPECLKMIICGMRYHLLSPEDREELGESSRPRRKKHDYRIALFGGSQPQSCRYFNPKDYSWTDIRCPFEKRRDATSVFWDNVVYILGGSQLFPIKRMDCYNVVKDSWYSKLGPPNPRDSLAACASKGKIYTSGGSEVGNSALNLFECYDTRTETWQTKPIMLMPRCSHGSVEANGLIYVCGGSLGNNVSGRVLNDCEVYDPNTEKYVSIFQTRPNLISSFSNRD from the exons ATGATGATTAGTATGGCCTCAACGTCATGCGAGAAGACATTAGGACCCAAAAAGAAAAGCGAGAAGAAGATTGCATCTAAAGAGGAGTTCAGATTATTGTCAAATATCATGGGAGTTATGAATAATTTGAGGAAGCAG GGGATCCTCTGTGATGTCATACTGGTGGTGGAGGGGAAGCACATCCTCGCACACAGAGTGGTGTTGGCTGCCGCGAGCCACTTCTTCAATCTCATGTTTACAT CGAGTATGATGGAAGCCACGAATCATGAGGTCGAGCTCGGAGGAGCCGAACCCGAGATCATCGAACTACTGGTGGAGTTTGTCTACACGGCACG GATCTCAGTGAACAGTAATAATGTTCAGTCTCTGCTGAACGCTGCTAATCAATATCAGATTGAACCTGTGAAGAAGATGTGTGTGGACTTCCTGAAAGAGCAGGTGGACGCGACCAACTGTCTGG GCATCAGCGCATTGGCGGAGTGTCTGAACTGTCCCGAGCTGAAGGTCGCGGCGGACGATTTCATTCATCAGCACTTCACTGATGTTTATAAGATGGACGAGTTCCTGCAGCTGGATGTGAAACAGGTGACACACCTGCTGCAGCAAGACACACTGACCGTCAGAGCCGAAGACCAG ATATACGACGCAGCGGTTCGGTGGCTCAAGTACAACGTGTTGAATCGGCAGCAGTACATTGTTGACATTCTGGGGAAAGTTCGGTTCCCCCTCGTATCAAAGAACTTCCTCAGTAAGACGGTTCAGGCCGAACCGCTGATCCAGGACAATCCGGAGTGCCTGAAAATGATCATCT GTGGGATGCGATATCATCTCTTGTCTCCAGAAGACCGCGAGGAGCTCGGTGAGAGCAGTCGACCACGCCGCAAGAAACACGACTACCGCATCGCTCTGTTCGGAGGCTCGCAACCGCAGTCCTGCCGTTACTTTAACCCGAAG GATTACAGTTGGACAGACATCCGCTGTCCGTTTGAGAAACGCCGTGATGCCACGTCTGTGTTCTGGGACAATGTCGTGTACATCCTGGGCGGGTCTCAGCTCTTCCCCATTAAACGCATGGACTGCTATAACGTGGTGAAGGACAGCTGGTACTCGAAACTCGGACCCCCAAACCCACGGGACAGTCTGGCTGCCTGCGCATCTAAAGGAAAGATCTACACCTCAGGAGGATCAGAAGTGG GAAACTCTGCTCTGAATCTGTTTGAGTGTTATGACACGCGTACAGAGACGTGGCAGACGAAACCCATCATGCTGATGCCACGCTGCAGTCACGGTTCAGTGGAAGCCAACGGGCTCATCTACGTCTGCGGAGGGAGTCTGGGAAACAACGTGTCCGGTAGAGTCCTCAACGACTGCGAAGTCTACGACCCAAACACAGAAAAGTACGTCTCCATTTTCCAGACACGACCCAATTTAATTTCTTCTTTTAGCAATAGAGACTAA